atctttaaaattaataaattcaaaatggcaaCCGTCCAATTTGTAAACAATAACCCGAGAGATCGATAAAACTGGACCAGTGCAGTGCCATCGTCGTCTGAGTCATCGATCACACTCTGAATCGGTCTAGATCCAGGTCCAAGACCGGACCGAACCCAGCTAGGCCACGTAAACGAATGCGATTTTTTAGAGGAACATTCTAACTGTTCAACGAATTGTTTTAACTGCTCTTTGACAGCCAAAACTTGAGAGAAAtgttggattaaaaaaaaactttgtacgGTACGGTACTGGTACGATATTCACGTCTGACCGCATTTTGTGCCAGGATTTCGTGATCCTTTTTAGACTTGCATTTGTCACAAGGGCAGTCTTGTCTGTTTTGGAACAGTCAATCGAGTCGACAATACCACGGATCAGGATCGATCATGGAAAATCATGTAATTGTTAATTTAGTTGCCTCTGGCTGTACCGTTAAGGGGTTTAAAAGTGGATTggtctatttttttattaccgGTATTATTATTTGCTTCAAGTTAGCAATCCTctgccaaaaaaaaacatgccaaccattttctctttcaaaataaataaaaaaaacttaagtTATTTAGAACTTGACATTAACTTGACAGTTCAACCAGCTTTTTAGGCACAGATCCAGGAAGAAGGGGGggtgactaattttttttttacatttttctttcctttaatggaaaaaaaattcttccaaACGTAGAggtgaaatttaattttttccccctttaaaaaaaaaaacacccccaaccacaatttatcaaaaaaaaataataacaccCCCAACCACAATTTATCAAAGGCAGATCCCAAATTTTAAAATCACGGGTGAGCAAAGAACAAAATCGAAAACGGAGCTGGTGCAGCTGAcaattttctatgaaattttcTAAGATTAAGCTATATTTACAGTTTGATATGGTCAATtgtgattttcaaaataatgaagagtgggggggggggggggtcccatcAGACCCTTCCTGGATCCACCTCTGACTGGTTTGTCCACAGTTAATGCATCCCCTTTTATTAATTGTCTGTtgtcagtataaaaaaaaaagattttataatacctgggccccattgcattagttaccattatggtaactttgtcatgCAATGGCAACTTAAATGGAATCCTTGATCTTAATTTGGCTATTGATCAGCACTTATGTAGTTTCCATGCATGATAATAACTAATGAAACGGGGCCCTTTGGTGGAGGAAAattgaaatggggggggggggaatgttgaaatttattttttttcattgtgataAAAATGCTGATAATAGTATACATGTTTAATGGGCGATCATTCACAACAAAGAGGAAATGTGAATTGTAGGTCTTGGTTCAAGAACATTTATTAATTAGTCAAATAAAACCAGCCCCTGCACAGAGAGGTAAATCAGAAATGAGAGGAATTATATAATAACACATTTGGTAATATATATGGCCTAACTTATCAATAACAAACACAATATACTTTATCcatacaaaataaacataatatgaatattgaatatcatATAAACAGAATACATCAATATTCCAAATCATACAATCATATGAAGAAATATCAATTGACATTATGTAATATCTTGTCACATTCcttcaacaaaatatatcaaaacaaaTACTAAAACAATACGATTAAGTTAAATAGTATGATATCATTTCATCAGAAGCTTTACAAATGCATCTTTTAATATTATGTAGCttaatataataattatcataatatgTCATGTAAACCATCAATCAAACTCACAGAGAATTTAGTATATACAGTCCCGAAACAATCTGGAACTATAAAGTCTTATCTATCAGTGATGATAAGCAAGCAGTCTGTAATAAGTTAACAGTGTAAAAATACAATTCACAATCAAGTATTTAATATATTAAacattaataaatacaaataagagATAATTGTCATTTCTTATCATATACCATCATTCATGTATCTCTCTCATTCGTAACTACTATTATCTTCAACCACAGTTCTCATTCTTTTAATTATTAGCAAATTAAAAGGAATTAATAAAATAACCACACAATTTcacattcatataaaatatcaattcaattaattcaaTAGCACATATACTTCTACTCACCAATAAGCCATTGTAAAACTTTCCAACATAACAATTCATATATTCAGATTCTATATATGGTTGTTGTTCATGTTGATCAGCATAAGAAAATAAGTTACACAGGTCTGCTTTCAAGAGGAAATCTGTTTCTCTGACTAAACaaagttgaaaagaaaatatgttgacatCGCAACGCATCTATAAATGCGTTGCGGTTGATGCAAAAAAGGCACACCACTCTGCAACCATTGATATTACGTAACAATAAGATACGTAACAATCACATTACCacattatgaccaaggctggattcctcTTTAACcgtgcttatttttttaaatgtacaacATTGAAAAGTATTATTTACACCTGGACATTagtatcactgatcattatTGCACCAGTTTCAGGTGACATCATCAAGGTTAAAAGGTACTGTAGTATCAATAATAATCAATGAATcaatgaattttattattttattatctcaTGAATAGCATTTCTTATTCATCTTAGTTGTGTTTTCAATGACTGCACTGCTTCTAGATTGAATCAATTAATGCAGACAAGATTGCCACAGCCATTCCCCATGAATAAATCTGTCAGCTTTTGTTTGGAATTTGATCTATTTTAACAGCATATTCAAAGAAATGAAGCCCATGCAATTTTAAATTTGCTTAGACGGGAGTAGTGGCTTGTTGGATCCCCCTCTAGATATGATCTTGATAAAAACGTCACACAAGGCCTTACTTATAAATTGCATAAAGAAACTGATGTGTAGATAAGATAAAGGAGCAAAAAGTTTAGTTCATAGACATGTAATTCATGGGTACCTGGATTGGGTGAAGATCTCATTTTACTGGGAGAGTTCATTTCAACAAGTCAAATCTGCTGTATATGTATTACAGTAgctaatttttcattatttttattaaatattctgctatcaaattaaaaaaaaatcattataattgttttttctaTTACTAGACAACATCAGCAAATGAGAGTTTTGAGAAACATGTACAAGTACTGACATCAATGTGCAGAGTATGTGCTGGAAGGGTACATGCTACTGATAAATTAAAAGAATGCGCAACTGAAAGATACAGAAAAGAAATTCTTGCAGTGTTTGATGTAAGCACGTTTGATGATCAAGCTGAAATCCATCCCAAACATCTATGTCGAAAATGTCTACGAAAAGTTCAGCACCAGTCTTCTGGAAGAAGAAACTACGGCTCACAGCATTTTACAACTATTCAGTGGacaaaacatttgagaaaaaactGTCGCATCTGTCATCACAAATGGAGACTAAATccacagaaaaaaaggaagtacACTTACCATCATTTACACAAGACAAAATCTCTAGAGTATACTATTCCTGCTGGCAACATATTTGAACATTTACATAAAGGAAGTATTGTCATTCCCAGTTCTGAGCAACTATCAACTGTTCATGAACATGACTGTAATTTATTCACCTGTGCAATTTGTCAGTGTATTTTGGGATGTGGTACAAGTGTACAAACATCttgtgaacatacatgtaacttctgTAGTGAGTGCCTCAGTAAATACTTCATATATAACAAATGTACAGTTTCACCATGTCCAATTTGTAGCAAGAACATTTCCATAGCTGATGTTACTAGCAGTCCTCGGTTTTTGTACACAACTTTATGTGAACTTGAAGTTTATTGTGTATGTGGTAAAACTGGACTTCTACAAACATTCTCACAACATATATGCAAACTGCAAGAAAGACCGGTAGAGCGTCAAAATGTAACTCTCCAAAAAGCTGGGGTGGCGATTGAAGAAGCAATACGACATAGTGCTGATATTCCCAGATCAGTGGAAAGAGCCTCCAGTTTCGTCGTTTGGAAGAAGCTCCAGGAAGATGGTCATGCCATAATTCAGACACCTGGAAGAGTAAGTAACACCAATTTTTTAGAACTTTGAATgagataattattttaattcacAGCTCATTGCCTGTACAAATGTAATATACCACCTGATAATTTCTTTCGAAAAATCGTAGGCAAAACATGAATTTGACGAATGGTTTAAAgaatttacaaaacaaattcATCCCCTTAAAAGATACTCTAAACATTTTCATATCTTACCTTTCAacacattttctgaaaatattaaacatttatgACCTAGCTTCCATACACAAAAAACACATTTGTGATAGCATTTGACATAATAATGagaaattgataaattttgCCACCTTTTTCCCTGTTTCTCTTTCATTAAAAGTTTTTGGGAGCCATTCCCCTTATATGTAAGCAAGTGAGTGACAGCTATTCATCTCTTCTAGGTGGGTATATGCATAagaatcaaatttcatttttaaacatgtTTCTCGCAGAAGGCCATCAAAATGTGACATGACAATAATGCTTACTTTGTATTCCACAGCCTATACATGTGAAGAAAGCTTGTTCTTGTGAGTCATTCAAAGAGATTCAACATAACGAGGAAGAATTTGATGCAGCAAAGACGTTGGCCATGATGAATGATGTGCATCTTACTTGGTCACAGTACAGACAGATGAATAGGTAAATTTTACTGAGAGTGAATAATGTCATACTGACCTTGTTATCTTAAGTTTCCTCATTCTTCTTGTCTGTGGGTAACTACTTAAGTCCTGTCGAATGAAGATCTGGCTTTGGGGGGAAGACTTCAGATATTGGGCAAACAGTACGAGGAAGCAGATTAACAGGTATTGTATTGTCCGATCTCCCCCCCGTCACATGTAGTGTCTCTATCACTGCTGTAGCCCCATTCCTGCATACTAAGGACTTGTACTGTGCAGTTCCAGTCTGAAGGCAATTAACAAAAGACTAGGTTGGCCAATCCTCATttgaaccgggggggggggggggggcagggactTGCTTGGTCCATAGAAGAGTCACAGACTGGAGGTGTTTAGTGATCCTTGTTAGGGCTGTAGTTTATTTCCCAGTTCACTGTCCACTTCTAAGGAAGCAAAACTTCTCCCAGCTCTACTCTTCCTATGAATGATAGATTGATAACAGTTAATTAATCTCTGAATATCATTAACTAACCCTTCAAACATTCAAATACATTgaagaaatattcatgatataATAATGTTTAAAAGGGTACTCATATTCATTCATGATTTCTGTCTTAGCGGATGACGTATATTTCAAATATCACTAACTTACATACAGATACAACAATGGGAAATTCTCTTCTGAACGTAAACTACGAGCTCTGAATTCTCAGCTCCAGAAACAAACGTAtgacacaatttacattgacgagGAGGAAACTTTTCACATCGACTCCAAGAAAACAGTCACTAGAACAGCCAAACACCCATATgtatacatttcaaatttgcaagaaaCTGTCATGGATTTCCTTGAAAGTAATGAAAAGTGAGTATGTTATATTGCcttttatatctttttctgtTCATTTCTGTTCATAAACAATATGAAACTGATTTATTCAACTCAGGGAACTGGTCATTGTcatcaaaatgacaaaaaataatagTCCATGGCCAGAGGCATGAATTAATTCAgttaaagtagaaatattaCACACAATTCGAAATTTTTGCTCAAAACAGAATATGTATGGGATTTGtaaatcaaatcatattttcgaggaaattttcatttaatatgcACTTGcacaatgttgcataattttggaacCTTGTGCCAATTGCCACAAATATGGCTTTGAActttcattttaatacaaagGCATGGTGTGGCCTGTCACATTGACCAAATATGTTAAAAAATGTTGAGACCAGTCTTTTAGTTAAAGCCGCTATTAAATTGGTAGAAATCACTATAACGTACCATATCCCATCTTTCCACAGGAGTGGATTTCTCACAAATCATGATGGGGTGATCCCTGAAGATCAAGTCTGGATCAAGTTTGGCGGGGACCATGGTGGGGGGTCCTTCAAGCTGGCAGTAGAGGTCTGCAACGTTCAAAATCCCAATGCCTCTCACAACACCTTGATTGTCGGTTACTATGAAGGTCCGGATTCCGTGTCATCCCTTCAGATAATGATTCGTCCCATAGCGAGGCAACtgaaacaaatgaagaagagtAAATGGAGGTATTTATCAACATCTAACATCTTCaatcatttcaagaaaaaaggCGTTGAGGGTGGGCCATTATATCCCCCAACCCGGCCCCTAGGACTATCAGGATAAAAATTACTGTTTCTTAATTTCAGTTCCAACATGTAAAGTGAATCACATACTTTAATCTACATATATATTAATCTATCAATCGTATAACATGCCATAAACCTGTGACGCATTTGAAAATCTTTTGTAATGATAATctttacatttaaaataaatttcagtTATATATTCAAACATATTATTTATAGGACTGCATTTAATGTTTGAATTTGGGCTTTATTTtgcagagaaaaaaagataCACATCCTATGTTTCGGAGACTACGAATTCCTGGTGAAGACATATGGGATATTCAGCTGCAATggtaactttaaaagtatattttttttttattatcacatttttgtcatgaaaggcataccaaaaaaaatttagtAGAAACAGTTTTGTACCCACCCAAGGCTTAACGTCTTGTGAATTTTGGGGATATAAAGCTTCCCTACCTGAtcacaaaccttttttttaatctgattttgataGAAATAGGCAAAGGTTGAAGAATATTCCTGTAAAATaccaaataacaaaaaaatcattttcaattaaatcttTTGCAAGATGCATTTaattttctcaaaatgaaaaataagaccCATGTTCTGCTAATTCATAATACTAAAACAAGTTTTAGCGTGACAAATTACCtgaatgaattgaattcatgactttatacttacatgtatgcagCTAGGTACTGCTGTATATACTGTCTTCTCACCAGAGATGGGATGCAACGGAGCAAGGAAGAACGGGTGCCTTCTGTCAAACGCAGCCTAAAAAAGATCAAATCAGACTTCAGGAAATTTCGCAAGAGTGGCTCAAATAAACTAATCTCCAAGGAGGTCTCCCACAGCATTGTGCGGAAAGCTATGATACCGATAGAGATTGATGATGTAAGTTCTTTTAATAGTGAAAAGGACAAGACCACTCCCAAAACGAGTCgattagaataaaaagagaaaaatacaaaaaaatcactTATGCACATTTTGGTCTTTATGCAGATGAGGAGACtgttatccactcactatttctttggtattttattatatgaaatatgaaatattctaattttctcctcattgttaaGTGAACCAAtgattaatttctccctgaacatgtggaattagcagtgtttaatactatatggttcagtcaagttggtccttattgtcaaatttgtaagaaaaaggaaatattgcataattgaAACAATAGAAATGGTGAGGGACATCTACTAtatcatttgcatgtcaccaagttgtgaaaaataattgaaacttcaaaatgtcataactttcttatttcacatccaatttgatgaaattttctgtgttatgtttaatgtatttttctcttattattcaaatcaacttttttttttgtgcagtggacttgacctttaatgattactacaaatgtatcattaatgctactcaaatacacacaccaCTATTAACATAAATTTTATGTCCATGACCCAGATTTAAAAGtaatgtaatgaaaattataagGAATGATCTAACATGCCAGCAGTACCGACTTGATAATTAtttctaagttttatgaaatagatccattacagagatatgattgcatttaaaaaataataaatagtgtgcaatttcttattttgaatGTAGGTCGTCATCCCAACTCTCCACCTATCTCTGGGCATATTCAAGAGAATATACGACTTGTTTGAGAGGGATTGCCTAGCAATTGAACAAAAGATCAAACATCTCCAAGAGCTGCCAGAGGTCGTGTTCCTCCATCCGAAGTTGGGCCCACTTATTCAAGGGCTAGAGAATACCCTGCAGACATTTCATGTCTATAGACAACAATACCATGGAGGAGCTTTTGTGGGGAATCATGTGAACACATGCTGCAAGGTAATGAATTGAAAGATAATTTAATATCTCACAAAATCATATTAAATGTCAAACAATGGCTTGTATCACCATTGAAGATCATGTGACACCAGGGgaacattttgtaaaaacattttcaaccaacaaattgtcagatctgggAACTTACATTTATCGTTACATTTATGAGAATTAGAAAATAATAAGGTAAAAAcgtttgtattttcatttgacacTATAACATTCTTTGGTACCAATTTTTTAAAACTAGTTTTCAAATACACTCTTTTTATTTAGCCTGAAGTTATTGAGGCATTGACACAGAGTCCAATACTCACCTTAAGAAGAATGCAAAATGAGATGGACATCCCGCATGACATCTTAAGGCAAGCAGCAACCATAGGAGAAAAGTACAAAGAGCTCTTCTATGGCTTTGCAGATTGCCACTCAGCAATAAGTACCAAGAAGAAGATGTCTGAAGAAGAGATTAAACAAACAGGTATCTTGAATGCAATGATTGCaatcaatacaaaatatttcaattcaataagccagttcgtagttccattCTGTGAATGATCAGGGGATTTAATTAGATAAGCACGAACTTTGATTTcttaattattcatatattctgttgaattgtgtttttccatttacatccacaaagtTCAACAATGCATCCACGAACGACATGTATTTCAGTTTGCCTAGTACATTGTAAAGCATGCTATAATATGCAtccaaagtagaaatgcaacaaattcCATCATGGAGTGTTcgttggtgtgctattctagtacCCTGGCCTATTCAAttccttcatcctgctatgtaaggcaagcttacgtaatatcttgctttgaaatctgcctatcatattGAAGTAAATGAAAGTTCATTTGGACGAAATTGTCAATGAAGTAACTATGAACTGGTCTATTGCACATATCAAATGTATGGCTTTCagctttttttatctttcacaAGACAAACTTGTTTTGAATTTTGTAATAGCTATTACCATGGGAAATGCATTTTAATTCCAGGGggtaattatttatttcaaatacagTTCTAGGATACTAAAGCTTCTGTTCTCTTTACATTACTAGTATAATGAACTTTAATAGATAGAATCTCCAACATGACacaattttgcaattttgaatgattatttagtTTAATCAATTCATTGTTCACACATATTCTCATTTCTATTCTTCTAGCTATTGTAACATGACTAAATTTTCAtagaagtaaaaaataaaattcaatatcaaCGTTTTATTTTGCATAGACATGTagtttggggaaaaaagaaagaaaatgaacgaTAGCTGGTCATGATGTTCGTTGGTTGTGCAGCGATTCTGAATTCTATACCtccttaacaaaacaaaactctCCACCTACATGTTTACTTCTAATTACTTTTACTATTTTTCACATACAGAAAAGGCAATTGGCATCTTCATGAGAATGATTAGGAAAGCGGGCATATCAATATCGCCGAAACTGCATATCCTAGAGGATCATATTGTCCATCAGCTTCACAAGTTCAGAGTGGGACTGGGGCTCTTAAATGAGCAAGGGATCGAGTCCATGCACGCCAACTTCAACCAACTTCGCAGAAGAATGGCAGGAATATCCAACTCAAACAACAGAATAATTTCCATGCTGAGAGCACATCACATGACCACACTACCGACAATTAAATCTCAACAGAGACAACCAATAAAGAGGAAACTTTTTCACGAGGAATAATGTCCATTGACTCTGTGAacacattacatgtataaccaTTAAATCCTTATGCAAcagtaaaaaaaaccccaaagaTGTTATGTTATTTCCGATGGCATCCCATTGGTTGGTTTTGGACACGATTTTGCCAGGATGACATGTCATCCTGGCAAAATCGTGTCCAAAACCAACCAATGGGATCGTGTCCAAAACCAACCAATGAAACTGACTGGTAGCATGAGTCGAGTTGAGTCTGTGATGTTCAAGGCTTACTAGAGCATACTTGTAAATTCGATATGATCTATTTACATTTGAATTTTCTAATTGAGGAAGTTAACTGAATGGAAGAACTATGAACTGTCTTATATATCTTGTTTTATTATGTTTCTTAttatgaaacatacatgtacctataaccctaaatagacttgGCCATATCGATGCCTAAGAAGAATGGTGGGGGCAGAATCAGTCCCAgtcattttagggttaagaaaattattaattataaaGATAATAACTTAGCCCAATATCACATGAGACTGAAAAGTCTTAAGAAGAAAAGGTCTGTATTTATTGAATATGAGTGTAATTTTTCAGATGGGCCTTTATTATAAGACATTACTGCTAAGAGTACTACATATCGAGTTTGGATTTTGGAACCTTGCCAGTGTACACTACTTGAATAGATGTTATGTTCCTGGTTCATTTTTTCTATAAACTACAATTCAATAATAAAGGCCATCTATTAAAGGCATTGTAAATTAATAACTAAACTATTAACAAttaaatgtttcaaaattgaatTCTTGTGCCTGTTCAGAAATAACAGAACAACAACATGTAAAAGCaactttaaaatacatgtatgttaacaaTTATTTGAAAAGTGAGCAGGAAATATCGAGTTTGCATGTTGCACGTTTAGCGAGCTTTCATGACATACTTGTAAAGAACCACCATTGAATACATAATTACATTTTTAGAAATGTAGGTAAGGAGTTTGTTTGTATTGTTGCTATGTCTGATAAACTTTAAGGCTGTCATGAAGAATGATATATGTTAAGTCAGCAGTCAATTTGGAGTATGTCtatgaatttcatgaaaatttgtttgtaAAGATGTTTAAGgtttgtaaaatttgaaaaaaaagtttgaagatAAATTCATAAAGATAGATTTGCTAATGATCATGTAATAAATCTTTAGAAATATGTGACTGAATTCAtcttattataatttcatgCATCATAATTTTGAACTGGTTCTTTAAGACTGTATTGTCCTGGtcttcattaatttttgaaataagcAGGATATATATACAATGTGTTATTTGCTTGATATTTGAATGCAAACACGAGGCGATAGTATTTTCCAGTCTCCCCAAAATTCTGGGCATCTACATGTAAGGACACATAAAATAGagctatttttcatatttagtactgaaaaatgcgAATACtaagtttcataaaaaaatacggATTTATATAGTTTGTTTTATGTGTcatcctatggtatttctttaaaaatacttATTTGCTCATCAATATAcagattttcagctttaaaaatactgaaatgttcttgttcagctTGGCAGCTGAGATATTTTAATTAGATCAGTGCAGGATCTCTAACTATAGGTCAGCTCAgggaagtgtttcatgaaaggacttgtcagacatttaatccaacaagtcctgttttatccgacagttactatagtaacagtgcttcttaaccaatcagaatccaggaaagatgtcagatctgacaacttgtcggacaaaaaatattgatgaaatgcccccAAGAAGTGAATTTAGAGTTGAAAAATTGGAAGCTGTGACATTGAATCAATGTCGATTGTGAAACAGATATTTTGTAAAAGGTACTGGATAAACATGGAACTTGTCTTCAAGGAgtttaaattatttcaacatttatgGTAGAATTTTGTAGGGTTAGTGTGGTAATGAAATTGACAGAATTCATATTCAGATATGTACATAAACATTTAGTATAcatttattctttaaatttaggtacatacatgtaccaccTTCTAataatttcaatacatttaGAACCAAGTATCTGTATCatctttaactttttttttattgttcagaGCAATAATGGGGGAACTTATAAGGTAATAGCTgtagaattataaaaaaacagtATTATTATCACAAAAAAAGCCCATAtttcaatgtttgaaaaaaaatctgaaacaaaaattctctgaaaattaattttggtcAGTTGATTgtgggtagcagcaactcccatcttacAATGTACTAGGGTCTGATCTGTGACTGGGGTTTGAACTCATGACCTTCCTTCTAAAAGACAGACACTCTatcaactgagccaacacactgaTGAAAGTGCATGCAAATCATTCCTAtttgttgtaaatattgacctGATTTATTGCTAATTATGTGATGAACAGATGAGTGACAGGGAGAAGTAAGGATATTGGAGATACAGAATTTTAATTCGTTTTATTTTGTAACGTCACAAACGAGGCACATCATCAACAAATCGAGCGACATGAATTTACAATaatttgatacatgtatatgaaaaaattTATTTGCCGGCAAACAgttgttttaaatgttttttttgtgaTGTATTGATATATGATGCAGAATTATACTCTGATGTAATATGAACATGCACTTTTAATTAAGGATAAAATTTTGGATGTAATATTATCATTcatatttcttgtaaatattggtctGATTTATTAATCATACGGTGAATAGAGAAGTGAGAGGAATCAGGAGAAATGAGGATGTTGCAGATATAGAttttataaatcatttaattttgtgaTGTTACAGACTGGCAGatcataaataaatcatttgatctacatgtattcccCAAAATTCCATTTTATAAAAtgtaattgaaaatgatatccCGGGGTTGACCTggtgtttaataaagctgttcataagttaggagcaactttgaagaacgactggtgaatctTTCTTACCATTTCTTACCTAAACcaccaccaatgaaaatatcatttaccacaagaaaggatcacctgtcattcttaaagttgctatCAACTtatatgaacagctttatgaaacagcccatTGGACTTCTTAATTCATC
This window of the Lytechinus variegatus isolate NC3 chromosome 14, Lvar_3.0, whole genome shotgun sequence genome carries:
- the LOC121427243 gene encoding uncharacterized protein LOC121427243 isoform X1 — protein: MCRVCAGRVHATDKLKECATERYRKEILAVFDVSTFDDQAEIHPKHLCRKCLRKVQHQSSGRRNYGSQHFTTIQWTKHLRKNCRICHHKWRLNPQKKRKYTYHHLHKTKSLEYTIPAGNIFEHLHKGSIVIPSSEQLSTVHEHDCNLFTCAICQCILGCGTSVQTSCEHTCNFCSECLSKYFIYNKCTVSPCPICSKNISIADVTSSPRFLYTTLCELEVYCVCGKTGLLQTFSQHICKLQERPVERQNVTLQKAGVAIEEAIRHSADIPRSVERASSFVVWKKLQEDGHAIIQTPGRPIHVKKACSCESFKEIQHNEEEFDAAKTLAMMNDVHLTWSQYRQMNRYNNGKFSSERKLRALNSQLQKQTYDTIYIDEEETFHIDSKKTVTRTAKHPYVYISNLQETVMDFLESNEKSGFLTNHDGVIPEDQVWIKFGGDHGGGSFKLAVEVCNVQNPNASHNTLIVGYYEGPDSVSSLQIMIRPIARQLKQMKKSKWREKKIHILCFGDYEFLVKTYGIFSCNGNFKTRYCCIYCLLTRDGMQRSKEERVPSVKRSLKKIKSDFRKFRKSGSNKLISKEVSHSIVRKAMIPIEIDDVVIPTLHLSLGIFKRIYDLFERDCLAIEQKIKHLQELPEVVFLHPKLGPLIQGLENTLQTFHVYRQQYHGGAFVGNHVNTCCKPEVIEALTQSPILTLRRMQNEMDIPHDILRQAATIGEKYKELFYGFADCHSAISTKKKMSEEEIKQTEKAIGIFMRMIRKAGISISPKLHILEDHIVHQLHKFRVGLGLLNEQGIESMHANFNQLRRRMAGISNSNNRIISMLRAHHMTTLPTIKSQQRQPIKRKLFHEE
- the LOC121427243 gene encoding uncharacterized protein LOC121427243 isoform X2 translates to MCRVCAGRVHATDKLKECATERYRKEILAVFDVSTFDDQAEIHPKHLCRKCLRKVQHQSSGRRNYGSQHFTTIQWTKHLRKNCRICHHKWRLNPQKKRKYTYHHLHKTKSLEYTIPAGNIFEHLHKGSIVIPSSEQLSTVHEHDCNLFTCAICQCILGCGTSVQTSCEHTCNFCSECLSKYFIYNKCTVSPCPICSKNISIADVTSSPRFLYTTLCELEVYCVCGKTGLLQTFSQHICKLQERPVERQNVTLQKAGVAIEEAIRHSADIPRSVERASSFVVWKKLQEDGHAIIQTPGRPIHVKKACSCESFKEIQHNEEEFDAAKTLAMMNDVHLTWSQYRQMNRYNNGKFSSERKLRALNSQLQKQTYDTIYIDEEETFHIDSKKTVTRTAKHPYVYISNLQETVMDFLESNEKSGFLTNHDGVIPEDQVWIKFGGDHGGGSFKLAVEVCNVQNPNASHNTLIVGYYEGPDSVSSLQIMIRPIARQLKQMKKSKWREKKIHILCFGDYEFLVKTYGIFSCNARYCCIYCLLTRDGMQRSKEERVPSVKRSLKKIKSDFRKFRKSGSNKLISKEVSHSIVRKAMIPIEIDDVVIPTLHLSLGIFKRIYDLFERDCLAIEQKIKHLQELPEVVFLHPKLGPLIQGLENTLQTFHVYRQQYHGGAFVGNHVNTCCKPEVIEALTQSPILTLRRMQNEMDIPHDILRQAATIGEKYKELFYGFADCHSAISTKKKMSEEEIKQTEKAIGIFMRMIRKAGISISPKLHILEDHIVHQLHKFRVGLGLLNEQGIESMHANFNQLRRRMAGISNSNNRIISMLRAHHMTTLPTIKSQQRQPIKRKLFHEE
- the LOC121427243 gene encoding uncharacterized protein LOC121427243 isoform X3, encoding MMNDVHLTWSQYRQMNRYNNGKFSSERKLRALNSQLQKQTYDTIYIDEEETFHIDSKKTVTRTAKHPYVYISNLQETVMDFLESNEKSGFLTNHDGVIPEDQVWIKFGGDHGGGSFKLAVEVCNVQNPNASHNTLIVGYYEGPDSVSSLQIMIRPIARQLKQMKKSKWREKKIHILCFGDYEFLVKTYGIFSCNGNFKTRYCCIYCLLTRDGMQRSKEERVPSVKRSLKKIKSDFRKFRKSGSNKLISKEVSHSIVRKAMIPIEIDDVVIPTLHLSLGIFKRIYDLFERDCLAIEQKIKHLQELPEVVFLHPKLGPLIQGLENTLQTFHVYRQQYHGGAFVGNHVNTCCKPEVIEALTQSPILTLRRMQNEMDIPHDILRQAATIGEKYKELFYGFADCHSAISTKKKMSEEEIKQTEKAIGIFMRMIRKAGISISPKLHILEDHIVHQLHKFRVGLGLLNEQGIESMHANFNQLRRRMAGISNSNNRIISMLRAHHMTTLPTIKSQQRQPIKRKLFHEE